From Anoplopoma fimbria isolate UVic2021 breed Golden Eagle Sablefish chromosome 11, Afim_UVic_2022, whole genome shotgun sequence, one genomic window encodes:
- the zmp:0000001048 gene encoding retinol dehydrogenase 8, protein MGTRRVLVTGCSSGIGLAVAARLAKDELRRFKVVATMRDLGKRGPLEKAAGDSLNKTLEIKQLDACCETSIRECVNSLPDRRVDVLVNNAGVGMIGPLECQSIDAMKEVFDTNFFGLARLVRELLPDMKRRQSGHIVVMSSVMGIQGLLFNDVYSASKFAVEGFCESLAVQAMKFNIKTTLVEPGPVVTEFERKVYEDAEKMDLSGTDEETAKIFREVYLPYSVKIFASLGQTPEEVAEQTVKVITAKEPPLRHQTNRLYMPLTALKHADPTGRLPLDTFYKMIFKHDRLFEATLGVLRVLQRKPGKK, encoded by the exons ATGGGAACCAGGAGGGTGCTGGTGACTGGGTGCTCCTCTGGAATCGGCTTGGCTGTGGCTGCGAGACTGGCCAAGGATGAGCTCAGACGGTTTAAAG TGGTTGCCACAATGAGGGATCTTGGGAAACGGGGGCCCTTGGAGAAAGCAGCGGGTGACTCCTTAAACAAAACCCTGGAAATCAAACAGTTGGATGCCTGTTGTGAAACCTCCATCAGAGAGTGTGTCAACAGCCTGCCGGACCGACGGGTGGATGTTCTAG TGAACAACGCTGGTGTCGGCATGATCGGACCACTGGAGTGCCAGAGTATCGATGCCATGAAGGAGGTTTTTGACACAAACTTCTTTGGCCTGGCTCGGCTGGTGAGAGAGCTGCTGCCCGACATGAAGCGGAGGCAGAGCGGCCATATTGTGGTGATGAGCAGTGTCATGGGAATACAGG GGCTTCTGTTCAATGACGTCTACTCGGCCTCCAAATTCGCTGTGGAAGGATTTTGTGAAAGTCTGGCAGTGCAAGCAATGAAGTTTAACATCAA GACGACTCTGGTGGAACCTGGCCCCGTGGTGACAGAGTTTGAAAGGAAAGTGTATGAGGACGCTGAGAAGATGGATCTATCAGGGACGGACGAGGAGACCGCCAAAATCTTCCGGGAAGTTTACCTTCCGTACTCTGTAAAGATCTTCGCCTCATTAGGCCAGACACCAGAGGAAGTTGCTGAG CAAACTGTTAAAGTGATCACAGCCAAGGAGCCTCCTCTGCGCCACCAGACCAACCGCCTCTACATGCCCCTGACAGCACTGAAGCACGCAGACCCGACTGGTCGACTGCCTCTGGACACCTTCTATAAGATGATCTTTAAACACGACCGTTTGTTCGAAGCTACTCTCGGTGTGCTGCGCGTGCTGCAGAGGAAGCCAGGGaagaaataa